In Musa acuminata AAA Group cultivar baxijiao chromosome BXJ2-10, Cavendish_Baxijiao_AAA, whole genome shotgun sequence, a genomic segment contains:
- the LOC103999605 gene encoding jasmonate-induced oxygenase 2, which produces MNVVQEWPEPVVRVQTLADAQVIPERYVKLPSERPHPSSAAGGAGSLPMVDLGGLKRGAAERQATLLAVSDACRDWGFFQVVNHGVSLELMARMREVWKGFFDLPMEEKQAYANSPVTFEGYGSRLGVKKGAILDWGDYYFLPLFPHSIKNYDKWPSLPASLRETTEEYGEELVKLCGVIQNVLSLTLGLDEGFLHREFGEAGAGLRVNYYPKCPQPDLTLGLSPHSDPGGLTILLTDDQVKGLQVRKGGSWITVEPIPDAFVVNVGDQIQVLTNGRYKSVEHRVAVNAAKERLSMAFFYNPQDDLLIHPAKELVADGTSPMYKPKTFKEYKLCMRMLGPCGKMLADAMEAT; this is translated from the exons ATGAACGTAGTACAGGAGTGGCCCGAGCCAGTCGTCCGTGTCCAGACCTTGGCCGATGCCCAGGTGATCCCCGAGAGGTACGTCAAGCTACCATCCGAGAGACCACACCCTTCTTCGGCGGCAGGCGGCGCAGGAAGCCTTCCCATGGTCGACCTCGGCGGCCTCAAGCGTGGCGCAGCGGAGAGGCAGGCGACCTTGCTCGCCGTGTCGGATGCATGCAGAGACTGGGGGTTCTTCCAGGTGGTGAACCACGGGGTGAGCTTGGAGCTGATGGCCAGGATGAGGGAGGTGTGGAAGGGGTTCTTCGATCTCCCCATGGAGGAGAAGCAAGCTTACGCCAATTCCCCCGTCACCTTCGAGGGCTACGGCAGCCGCCTGGGCGTCAAGAAGGGCGCCATTCTGGACTGGGGCGACTACTACTTCCTTCCGCTGTTCCCTCACTCGATCAAGAACTACGACAAGTGGCCTTCCCTTCCTGCTTCCTTGAG GGAAACGACTGAAGAATATGGTGAGGAACTGGTGAAGCTGTGCGGGGTGATACAGAATGTGCTCTCGTTAACCCTAGGATTGGACGAAGGGTTCCTTCACAGGGAATTCGGAGAAGCTGGAGCAGGACTGAGGGTTAACTACTATCCCAAGTGTCCGCAGCCGGACCTCACCCTCGGCCTCTCCCCCCACTCCGACCCAGGAGGTTTGACCATTCTCCTCACCGATGACCAGGTGAAAGGTTTGCAGGTGCGCAAGGGCGGCTCATGGATCACGGTGGAGCCGATTCCCGATGCTTTCGTCGTCAATGTCGGCGACCAAATCCAG GTGCTGACCAATGGGAGGTACAAGAGCGTGGAGCACCGGGTGGCGGTGAATGCAGCAAAGGAGAGGCTCTCCATGGCTTTCTTCTACAACCCCCAAGATGACTTGCTCATCCACCCTGCCAAAGAGCTTGTGGCAGATGGCACATCCCCCATGTACAAGCCGAAGACCTTCAAGGAGTACAAGCTGTGCATGAGGATGTTGGGCCCTTGTGGGAAGATGCTGGCCGACGCCATGGAAGCTACTTAA